A window of the Chondrinema litorale genome harbors these coding sequences:
- a CDS encoding TonB-dependent receptor, translating to MKKIFTILLLNLFIALANFAVGQNYSVSGKVTENETGDALGKVKVYVHDKNISVITTENGEFELKNLSPGTYKLSAFLLGYATQTKSIQIKNASKTVDFAMPLLESTLDELEVTGEQDFNGITRLNAVEKTAIYASKKNEVILPANLAANLATNNSRQIYASVPGLNIWESDGAGLQLGIGARGLDPNRTSNFNVRQNGYDISADALGYPESYYTPPTEALQKIELVRGAASLQYGTQFGGLLNFIIKKGPKDKAIEVTSRQTLGSFGFFNSFNSVGGTVKKLNYYTFYQHKQGDGWRPNSQFDLDMWYGGVNWNPVSRLKINLEYTYMKYLAKQPGGLTDAMFNEDPRQSIRDRNWFRVNWNLFSLSLDYDISDRLLLNVRNFGLIGGRDALGNLQRIDRVDDNAERNLFVDDFKNFGNETRLIYHYNTFNQPSALLTGIRFYKGNTQRKQGNGTDGADADFHFLNPESLEDSDFDFPGNNFSAFVENVFNLSEKLSITPGLRFEYINTQADGYYQSSVLVKDPETGLGIDSTFNVYEDKERVRSFMFFGLGASYWLTEDVEIYGNFSRNFRAINFNDIRVNNPNLVVDEDIQDESGFNFDLGFRGKYQDWLNFDISAFYLRYNGRIGSILRVDETNYRSYRYRTNVGDSRHIGLEAFADTDILKLLQSDSQFKLKLFGNVSLINAEYVASKESAIKGNKVELVPNINLKTGLSFGWKKLKASLLYSYADEQYSDASNAAQTPSAVEGIIPAYYVMDFSASYSYKWFLLEAGCNNLTNNMYFTRRASGYPGPGIIPSDGRSFYTTVGVKF from the coding sequence ATGAAGAAGATATTTACTATTCTTTTATTAAACTTATTTATTGCTCTAGCCAATTTTGCTGTTGGTCAGAACTATTCAGTGTCTGGGAAAGTAACTGAGAATGAAACAGGAGATGCGCTTGGTAAAGTAAAAGTCTATGTTCATGATAAAAATATTTCAGTAATTACCACTGAAAATGGTGAGTTTGAGCTAAAGAATTTATCACCGGGCACATATAAATTAAGTGCTTTTTTACTGGGTTATGCGACTCAAACAAAATCTATCCAGATTAAAAATGCGAGTAAAACTGTGGATTTTGCTATGCCTTTACTCGAATCAACATTAGATGAACTGGAAGTTACTGGCGAACAAGATTTTAATGGAATTACACGCTTAAATGCTGTTGAAAAAACGGCAATTTATGCATCAAAGAAAAACGAAGTGATATTGCCAGCTAATCTTGCTGCGAACTTGGCAACGAATAATAGTAGACAAATTTATGCTTCCGTTCCGGGATTGAATATTTGGGAGTCAGACGGAGCAGGTTTGCAATTGGGAATTGGAGCGAGAGGTTTAGACCCAAATAGAACATCCAACTTTAATGTGAGGCAAAATGGTTACGATATCAGTGCTGATGCTTTAGGTTATCCAGAAAGTTACTACACACCACCCACAGAGGCATTGCAAAAAATTGAATTGGTAAGAGGAGCTGCCTCATTGCAGTATGGAACTCAGTTTGGAGGTTTGCTGAATTTCATCATAAAAAAAGGACCTAAAGACAAAGCCATAGAAGTTACTTCAAGACAAACATTGGGCTCTTTTGGTTTCTTTAACTCGTTTAATAGTGTGGGTGGCACTGTAAAAAAGCTGAATTATTATACCTTTTATCAGCATAAACAAGGCGATGGATGGAGACCAAACTCACAGTTTGATCTGGATATGTGGTATGGTGGAGTAAATTGGAATCCGGTTTCTAGACTAAAAATAAATCTGGAATACACCTATATGAAATATCTGGCTAAACAGCCGGGTGGACTTACCGATGCGATGTTTAATGAAGACCCTCGACAATCTATTAGAGATAGAAACTGGTTTAGGGTAAATTGGAATCTATTTTCGCTTTCTCTAGATTATGATATTAGCGATAGACTGTTGTTGAATGTTCGAAACTTTGGTTTAATAGGTGGGAGAGATGCTCTCGGCAATTTGCAACGAATAGATAGAGTAGATGATAACGCCGAGCGAAATTTATTCGTAGATGATTTTAAGAACTTTGGAAACGAAACCAGACTCATTTATCACTACAATACATTTAATCAGCCTTCGGCATTACTTACAGGAATCCGATTTTATAAAGGCAATACGCAAAGAAAGCAAGGAAACGGCACAGATGGCGCTGATGCAGATTTTCATTTCTTAAACCCTGAGAGTCTGGAAGATTCTGACTTTGATTTTCCCGGGAATAATTTCTCAGCCTTTGTAGAAAATGTATTTAACCTTAGTGAAAAATTGAGCATTACTCCGGGTTTAAGGTTTGAGTACATAAATACACAAGCAGATGGCTACTATCAATCTTCAGTTTTGGTAAAAGACCCAGAAACTGGCTTGGGGATAGATTCTACTTTTAATGTTTATGAGGATAAAGAACGTGTTCGTTCATTCATGTTCTTCGGTTTGGGAGCAAGCTATTGGCTAACAGAAGATGTAGAAATCTATGGTAATTTTTCTCGAAATTTTAGAGCAATCAACTTTAACGATATTCGAGTGAATAATCCCAATTTGGTAGTGGATGAAGACATCCAAGATGAATCTGGTTTCAACTTCGATTTAGGTTTTAGAGGCAAATACCAAGACTGGTTAAATTTCGATATTAGTGCATTTTATTTAAGATATAATGGAAGAATTGGCTCAATCTTAAGAGTAGACGAAACCAATTATAGAAGCTACAGATATAGAACCAATGTGGGAGATTCTAGGCATATTGGGCTTGAAGCTTTTGCAGATACAGATATTCTAAAACTATTACAATCCGATTCTCAGTTTAAGCTAAAACTCTTTGGAAATGTATCTTTAATAAATGCAGAATATGTGGCTTCTAAAGAATCTGCTATAAAAGGAAATAAGGTAGAATTGGTGCCAAATATCAATTTAAAAACAGGACTTTCTTTTGGTTGGAAAAAGCTAAAAGCCTCATTATTGTATTCTTATGCAGATGAGCAGTATTCAGATGCCAGTAATGCAGCACAGACTCCTTCGGCTGTTGAGGGAATTATACCGGCCTATTATGTTATGGATTTTTCTGCGAGCTATTCTTATAAATGGTTTTTGCTAGAAGCTGGCTGTAATAACCTCACAAACAATATGTATTTTACGAGAAGAGCTTCAGGCTATCCCGGTCCAGGAATTATTCCATCTGATGGAAGAAGTTTTTATACGACTGTAGGAGTAAAGTTTTAA
- a CDS encoding STAS/SEC14 domain-containing protein — protein MSSNTIAEPITFFEDKVISIKYHPDSNCIENTWNGFANSDTYRANMNKILEAFKKHKADSIMGDVVNMKVVSVADQKWTNEVWQPEILKAGFKRNAIVVSGDIFNKITVEKIVNSTDNNAGVEYKYFSQREKAFAWLRGE, from the coding sequence ATGTCATCAAACACAATTGCAGAACCAATAACTTTTTTTGAGGATAAAGTAATATCTATCAAATATCATCCAGATTCTAATTGTATAGAAAATACCTGGAATGGTTTTGCGAACTCTGATACTTACAGAGCTAATATGAATAAAATTTTAGAAGCTTTCAAAAAACATAAGGCAGACTCTATAATGGGAGATGTTGTGAATATGAAAGTTGTAAGTGTTGCTGATCAAAAGTGGACAAACGAAGTTTGGCAACCAGAGATTCTTAAAGCAGGATTTAAAAGAAATGCTATTGTAGTTTCTGGTGATATTTTTAATAAAATTACTGTTGAAAAAATTGTAAACAGTACCGATAATAATGCAGGTGTTGAGTATAAATATTTCTCTCAAAGAGAAAAAGCATTTGCATGGTTAAGAGGTGAATAA
- a CDS encoding DeoR/GlpR family DNA-binding transcription regulator codes for MKKENRHQVILHNVSIHNRVLLSDLSQLLNVSIDTVRRDVVELHTQGKLKKVHGGAVANGFQFKQNVSNDEIYAAECKHGIADKALKLIKNDQVILISGGTTNLELVKRLPLKLRATFFTPSLPIALELMSHPTVEVILIGGKLSKDSQVSMGGYAINMLADIKADLCFLGTGYMDISNGLTEFDWEVVQIKKAMIRSSKNVISLTISEKLNSHQKYKICQLQEINTLITELDGDHELLTPYKRMINTIL; via the coding sequence ATGAAAAAAGAAAACAGGCATCAGGTTATTTTACATAATGTAAGCATACATAATAGAGTTTTGCTTTCTGATTTATCTCAATTACTCAATGTTTCTATAGATACTGTTAGAAGAGATGTAGTAGAATTACACACTCAAGGTAAATTAAAGAAAGTACACGGTGGTGCTGTTGCAAATGGATTTCAGTTTAAGCAAAATGTATCTAACGATGAGATCTATGCTGCCGAATGCAAACATGGAATTGCAGATAAAGCTTTAAAACTTATTAAAAACGATCAAGTAATTTTAATAAGTGGAGGTACTACCAATCTAGAACTTGTTAAAAGATTGCCGTTAAAATTAAGAGCTACATTTTTTACACCGAGTTTGCCAATTGCTTTAGAGCTAATGTCTCACCCTACTGTAGAAGTAATACTTATTGGTGGTAAACTGTCTAAAGACTCACAAGTATCTATGGGGGGGTATGCGATTAATATGCTTGCAGATATTAAAGCTGATTTATGCTTTCTGGGAACCGGATACATGGATATAAGCAATGGTCTTACAGAATTTGATTGGGAAGTGGTGCAAATAAAAAAGGCCATGATTCGATCATCTAAAAATGTAATTTCCCTTACGATTTCCGAAAAGTTAAACTCTCATCAAAAATATAAAATCTGCCAACTACAAGAAATTAATACACTTATTACAGAGCTAGATGGAGATCACGAATTACTAACACCTTACAAAAGAATGATTAATACAATACTTTAG
- a CDS encoding HTTM domain-containing protein, which translates to MKEKINKLLFKEVSIAPLAFFRVLFGAVMLWSILRFILNGWIYQQYIQPGFFFSYYGFEWVKPLPAFAMYLVFTVMAISAFMVMLGWFYKVSISLFFVLFSYVELIDKTNYLNHYYFISLVAFLLFWVPAHRYFSIDVIRKPSILKQQVPRWVIAIFQFQLGIVYVYAGIAKLNPDWLFEAMPLKIWLPVHSDFPVLGKLFQYEITAYIFSWFGAIYDLTIPFFLLSKFTRKYAYLAVVAFHVITWLLFPIGMFPFIMIGATLIFFPAKFHQNIIYKVQSLFSLNKKSFSSPSIQPQKALSKKLVITFLVGYCLLQLVFPWRFMFYPGHLFWTEEGYRFSWRVMLMEKAGYVVFHVEDKETGRKGDVYARDYLTPNQEKMMATQPDMILQFAHYIRDEYKQQGITEPAIYAEAYVTLNGEGSRLFIDPTIDLSNIKESFEHKWWVLPYQKTLAAQ; encoded by the coding sequence ATGAAAGAGAAAATTAACAAGCTGTTATTTAAAGAGGTGTCAATTGCACCTCTGGCTTTTTTTAGGGTCTTGTTTGGTGCAGTTATGCTTTGGAGTATCCTTCGGTTTATTCTCAATGGATGGATATATCAGCAATACATTCAACCCGGTTTTTTCTTTAGCTACTATGGCTTTGAATGGGTAAAACCATTGCCAGCATTTGCGATGTATTTGGTATTTACCGTGATGGCAATTTCTGCATTTATGGTAATGTTAGGTTGGTTTTATAAAGTGTCAATCAGCCTGTTTTTTGTTTTGTTCAGCTATGTTGAATTGATAGACAAAACGAATTACCTCAATCATTACTACTTTATAAGTCTTGTAGCATTTTTGCTCTTTTGGGTTCCTGCTCATCGCTATTTCTCAATTGATGTTATTAGAAAGCCAAGCATTTTAAAACAGCAAGTTCCGAGATGGGTAATTGCTATTTTCCAGTTTCAGTTGGGAATTGTATATGTCTATGCGGGCATTGCCAAACTCAATCCCGATTGGTTGTTTGAAGCAATGCCATTAAAAATCTGGTTGCCAGTACATTCAGATTTTCCAGTATTAGGTAAGCTGTTTCAATATGAAATTACAGCTTATATATTTAGTTGGTTTGGTGCTATTTACGACCTTACAATTCCTTTTTTTCTATTAAGTAAATTCACGCGCAAGTATGCTTATTTGGCTGTAGTTGCATTTCATGTAATCACTTGGTTGCTATTTCCAATAGGCATGTTTCCATTTATAATGATTGGTGCTACGCTGATTTTCTTTCCTGCTAAATTCCATCAGAATATAATTTACAAAGTTCAAAGCTTGTTTAGCTTAAATAAAAAGAGCTTCTCTAGTCCATCAATTCAACCACAAAAAGCTCTATCTAAGAAATTAGTTATTACTTTTTTAGTTGGTTACTGTCTGCTTCAATTGGTTTTTCCTTGGCGATTTATGTTTTATCCCGGTCATTTATTTTGGACAGAAGAGGGCTACAGATTTTCATGGAGAGTGATGTTAATGGAAAAAGCAGGCTATGTAGTTTTCCATGTGGAAGACAAAGAAACTGGAAGAAAAGGCGATGTATATGCGAGAGATTATCTCACGCCTAACCAAGAAAAAATGATGGCGACTCAGCCAGATATGATATTGCAATTTGCACACTATATAAGAGACGAATACAAGCAACAAGGCATTACTGAACCTGCAATTTATGCAGAAGCATATGTTACGCTTAATGGTGAAGGGAGCAGATTGTTTATCGATCCAACTATTGATTTAAGCAACATAAAAGAAAGTTTTGAGCACAAATGGTGGGTTTTACCTTACCAAAAAACATTAGCAGCACAATGA
- a CDS encoding SDR family NAD(P)-dependent oxidoreductase — protein MSIENKTAIVTGGGSGIGLGIAQRFDQEGANVTICGRTESKLKDAVATMSERASYKVVDVSNEESVKEFIQSFESIDILCTCAGGGWFGPVESVPMSDVRRLLDTRFYGQFMSVHYAVPIMGEGSNIIFCSGIADKKGLPLFSAGNAIDGALNAVAKGLAVELADKGIRVNAVSPGLIQTNISNNLTQEQMMEFGALTLAQIPMKRPGQPSEVAQAAYFLATSTYVNGQIVEVDGGWTA, from the coding sequence ATGAGCATTGAAAACAAAACAGCAATTGTTACAGGTGGTGGTTCAGGTATTGGACTAGGTATTGCCCAAAGATTTGACCAAGAAGGTGCAAATGTTACTATTTGTGGTAGAACTGAATCTAAACTAAAAGACGCAGTTGCAACAATGTCCGAACGTGCATCTTACAAAGTAGTTGATGTATCTAATGAAGAGTCTGTAAAAGAATTTATACAGTCTTTTGAGAGCATCGATATACTATGCACTTGTGCTGGTGGCGGATGGTTTGGTCCGGTAGAATCAGTACCAATGTCAGATGTACGTAGATTACTCGATACACGCTTTTATGGACAATTCATGAGTGTACACTACGCTGTTCCAATTATGGGTGAAGGAAGCAACATTATTTTCTGCTCAGGTATTGCAGATAAAAAAGGCCTTCCGCTTTTCAGTGCTGGAAATGCAATAGATGGTGCTTTAAATGCAGTAGCAAAAGGTTTGGCAGTAGAACTTGCAGATAAAGGTATTAGAGTAAATGCTGTATCTCCAGGTTTAATCCAAACTAACATTTCTAATAATTTAACACAAGAACAAATGATGGAATTTGGTGCTTTAACTCTTGCTCAAATTCCTATGAAGCGTCCAGGTCAACCAAGCGAAGTGGCACAAGCTGCTTATTTCCTTGCAACTTCAACCTATGTAAACGGACAAATAGTTGAGGTTGATGGTGGTTGGACGGCATAA
- a CDS encoding PRC-barrel domain-containing protein, whose product METAVKKYHVHKSDLYPLSQMDKFKVAKEYPDVRGWDIVGGDGEKLGKVKDLIADVKHMKIRYLDVDLKHDFFEDGESYQILIPLGVAILNRDDHNVIVTGITSANLANFPLYKREPIYVVRSYETAVQSFFENRLDRPQTTPTPYNDEFYQHRNFDDSAFYRD is encoded by the coding sequence ATGGAAACTGCTGTAAAAAAATATCACGTACATAAATCCGATCTGTATCCACTATCTCAAATGGATAAATTTAAAGTAGCTAAAGAATATCCAGACGTGAGAGGCTGGGATATTGTTGGAGGTGATGGTGAAAAATTAGGCAAAGTAAAAGATTTGATTGCTGATGTTAAGCATATGAAGATTAGATACCTAGATGTAGACCTCAAACACGATTTTTTTGAAGATGGAGAGTCTTATCAGATTCTAATACCTCTGGGAGTAGCTATTCTTAACAGAGACGATCACAATGTAATTGTTACTGGCATTACTAGCGCAAACTTAGCCAATTTCCCATTATATAAGAGAGAGCCAATATATGTAGTTCGTTCTTATGAAACTGCTGTTCAATCATTCTTCGAAAATAGATTAGATAGACCTCAAACAACCCCAACACCATATAATGATGAGTTCTATCAACATAGAAATTTTGATGATTCAGCCTTCTATAGAGATTAG
- a CDS encoding RagB/SusD family nutrient uptake outer membrane protein has protein sequence MKKIINIYTSFLVLSMVIFSSCETDFANPNAPTDEQILTSSEGLIALSVGIKQLYSTTGLLYITETPGMTTRELVRTTTYINLLELEDGGSVLPNDNSNVSGIWATMLRIVEMCNQLEYGAENVTLEEETKNTMLAYAYFFKAISIGTLAQNFEQVVVETSQSNDAAFVSRTEGFETAIALLEQASSLLGGSVDAGFDSDVLLGNVDLINCINAFLARYNLFVGEYDAAITAANTVDLSSASYFAYDSQNQNPLWSRIVNLGYCMPADDFGLPESFEIDTTDARIDFFLSSLDTANENGFEYEELTGFYQSATDLIPVYQPGEMLLIIAEANIRKGSPDLNASVEALNSLLTKTDDPTGVNASLGEYDGTVSEEALLLEIYKNRCIELYLNGMSLEDSRRFDRPEPSTDSQVFTDERNRNFYPYPARERNNNNNTPADPAI, from the coding sequence ATGAAGAAAATAATAAATATATATACATCTTTTTTGGTGCTTTCTATGGTGATATTTTCATCATGTGAAACAGATTTTGCAAATCCGAATGCACCAACAGACGAACAAATTTTAACTAGTAGTGAGGGGCTAATCGCTTTGAGTGTAGGTATAAAACAACTCTATTCAACAACTGGGCTTTTATACATTACTGAAACTCCTGGAATGACTACTCGTGAATTGGTAAGGACTACAACTTACATCAATTTATTAGAATTAGAAGATGGAGGTAGTGTATTGCCAAATGATAATTCAAATGTAAGTGGTATTTGGGCTACAATGTTAAGGATTGTAGAAATGTGCAATCAACTTGAATATGGAGCTGAAAATGTTACTTTAGAAGAAGAAACAAAAAATACCATGTTGGCTTATGCATATTTCTTTAAAGCAATAAGTATAGGAACATTAGCTCAAAACTTCGAGCAAGTTGTGGTTGAAACAAGCCAAAGTAACGATGCTGCTTTTGTAAGTAGAACTGAAGGTTTCGAGACAGCTATTGCTCTATTAGAGCAAGCTTCTTCACTACTTGGAGGTTCTGTTGATGCAGGTTTTGATAGTGATGTTTTATTAGGAAATGTAGATTTAATTAACTGCATTAATGCTTTTCTTGCTAGATACAATTTATTTGTTGGTGAATATGATGCAGCAATAACAGCTGCAAATACAGTTGATTTATCTTCTGCTTCTTATTTCGCTTATGATTCTCAAAACCAAAACCCTTTGTGGTCTAGAATTGTAAATTTAGGATACTGTATGCCTGCTGATGATTTTGGATTGCCTGAATCTTTTGAGATTGATACAACAGATGCAAGAATAGATTTCTTCTTAAGTTCATTAGATACTGCAAACGAAAATGGCTTTGAATACGAAGAATTAACCGGATTTTATCAATCAGCTACAGATTTGATACCTGTTTATCAGCCCGGAGAAATGTTGTTAATTATTGCTGAAGCGAACATCAGAAAAGGATCTCCTGATTTAAATGCTTCAGTTGAGGCTTTAAATTCTCTTTTAACTAAAACTGATGATCCTACTGGTGTTAATGCTAGTTTAGGTGAGTATGATGGAACAGTTTCTGAAGAGGCATTGCTTTTAGAAATCTACAAAAATAGATGTATAGAGCTCTATCTTAATGGAATGAGTTTAGAGGATAGTAGACGATTCGATAGACCTGAACCAAGTACTGACTCACAAGTTTTTACTGATGAAAGAAATAGAAACTTTTATCCGTATCCAGCAAGAGAGAGAAATAATAACAATAATACTCCTGCTGATCCAGCTATCTAA
- a CDS encoding SusC/RagA family TonB-linked outer membrane protein: MKIVINYKKRLIMLGLMGLIVFFNAEVMAQANYVIMGKITDQGSGDPLIGATLQLEGTDVGTISNLDGEFTISTNVDPGEYKLIVRSIGYVSQTLPVSLGAQTKITIDVPLKADILSLDEVVVTGSTVATSKKQLGNAISTVQSKDLENTGAVAIDQALSGKISGALIQQNSGDPAGGISVRLRGPSTITGSSDPLYIVDGVIVSNSSNELIDLGGTTQNRLVDINPNDIERIEVIKGAAAAAIYGSRASNGVVQIFTKRGQSGKPKISLSTSFRMNELRKKIDYNQSPVDWVNATDYADLSTESVTRYDLQEEIFGKGYGSENFISINGGTDKTKYFISGSYLNNGGIVKNSSFERYGARLNLNQYVNDWLTLNLGLNYTNSTSQDIPNGGLVEYYGALTGFIFADNTIDPSPDEYGVYPGNSLFSNPAEVVANYQFGQKTNRVITNLGLTANPIDNMTITYQLGIDYYNQSGKGYLPIGNTSNAYGGGYATRGDANVFQYNSDLNLSYDFNISPDIRSTSVIGGTWQNQTLESISLTAQDLVPAAQVSSAGTIIGQSDYRSEVSYWGAFAQQTFGFKEKFFLTGALRLDGASVFGTDERNQVYAKASASYLISSEDFWQSTFGATIPTFKLRASWGQAGNLTALGAFDRFSNYNAVSINSTSGVVPATVLGNSDLRPERQEEFEIGIDVGLLNDRLGFELTYYNQDVEDLLLERELASSSGYTTRYENVGALTNKGIELLVRASVIKTKDFNWDLTATYSSNDNTVNKVVGESITLPNSFSASYVIPGQSIGVFKGGFYERDEDGNIVYGTDGLPSAGTAEDGTSSKILGDPNPDWFGSLINEFSYKKLGLRVQFDAVQGYDVFDWNKRVINRFGGGTSSEAELNGDLPKGFSRATYSIYEEFITDGSFVKLREIALSYYINPKSDIIETVKFTLVGRNLLSFDNYTSWDPEINTTGQSNGVRGFDFAGVPIPRTYQFGVNVTF; the protein is encoded by the coding sequence ATGAAAATAGTAATCAATTACAAAAAACGCCTTATAATGCTAGGGTTGATGGGGCTTATTGTTTTCTTTAATGCGGAAGTGATGGCCCAGGCTAATTATGTAATTATGGGTAAAATCACAGATCAGGGAAGTGGAGATCCACTTATCGGTGCTACTCTTCAACTTGAGGGTACAGATGTAGGAACAATTTCTAATCTTGATGGTGAATTTACAATTTCTACTAATGTTGATCCGGGAGAATACAAATTAATTGTAAGGTCTATCGGATATGTTTCTCAAACTTTACCTGTCTCACTAGGAGCACAAACTAAAATTACAATTGATGTTCCTCTTAAGGCAGATATTCTAAGCCTCGATGAGGTTGTTGTTACAGGGTCTACAGTAGCAACCAGTAAAAAGCAATTAGGAAATGCGATTTCTACCGTACAATCAAAAGATTTAGAAAATACTGGTGCAGTAGCTATAGATCAGGCATTATCAGGTAAAATTTCTGGTGCACTTATTCAGCAAAACTCTGGTGATCCAGCTGGTGGTATAAGTGTAAGATTAAGAGGGCCAAGTACTATTACTGGTAGCTCTGATCCTTTGTACATTGTTGATGGAGTAATAGTAAGTAACAGTAGCAATGAACTAATCGACCTTGGGGGTACAACACAGAACAGACTTGTTGATATTAACCCGAACGATATTGAAAGAATAGAGGTAATTAAAGGTGCTGCAGCTGCGGCTATCTACGGTTCTAGAGCTAGTAATGGTGTGGTTCAAATCTTTACAAAAAGAGGCCAGTCTGGTAAACCAAAAATATCATTATCTACCAGCTTTAGAATGAACGAACTCAGAAAGAAGATAGATTATAACCAATCTCCAGTTGACTGGGTGAATGCTACAGATTATGCGGATTTAAGCACTGAGAGTGTAACTCGTTACGATTTACAAGAAGAAATTTTTGGAAAAGGTTATGGTTCTGAAAACTTCATTTCTATAAATGGAGGTACAGATAAAACAAAGTACTTTATTTCTGGATCATATTTGAATAATGGTGGTATTGTTAAAAATTCAAGTTTCGAAAGATATGGAGCTCGTTTAAACTTGAATCAATATGTAAACGACTGGTTGACTTTAAACTTAGGATTAAATTATACTAATAGTACTAGTCAAGATATTCCGAATGGTGGTTTGGTTGAATACTACGGAGCACTTACAGGTTTTATCTTTGCTGATAATACAATCGATCCTTCTCCTGATGAATATGGTGTTTATCCGGGCAACTCATTGTTTTCTAATCCTGCAGAAGTTGTTGCAAACTATCAATTTGGACAAAAAACAAATCGTGTTATTACAAACTTAGGTTTAACAGCTAATCCAATAGATAATATGACAATTACTTACCAGTTAGGTATTGATTATTATAATCAATCTGGTAAAGGATATTTGCCAATTGGTAATACCTCCAATGCATATGGAGGTGGTTATGCTACAAGAGGAGATGCAAATGTATTTCAATATAATAGTGATTTAAATCTTAGCTATGATTTTAATATTTCTCCAGATATTAGATCGACTAGTGTAATTGGTGGTACATGGCAAAATCAAACATTAGAAAGTATCTCTCTTACAGCTCAAGATCTTGTACCAGCTGCTCAAGTTTCTTCTGCTGGTACAATTATCGGTCAATCAGATTATAGAAGTGAAGTATCTTATTGGGGTGCTTTTGCTCAGCAAACATTTGGGTTTAAAGAGAAATTCTTCTTAACAGGTGCTTTAAGACTTGATGGAGCTTCAGTTTTCGGTACTGATGAAAGAAACCAAGTATATGCTAAAGCAAGTGCTTCTTACCTTATTTCATCAGAGGACTTCTGGCAAAGTACTTTTGGAGCAACCATACCAACATTTAAATTGAGAGCTTCTTGGGGACAAGCTGGGAACTTAACTGCATTAGGTGCATTCGACAGATTTTCTAATTATAATGCTGTGTCAATTAATAGTACAAGTGGTGTTGTTCCTGCTACAGTTCTGGGTAACAGTGATCTTAGGCCAGAGAGACAAGAAGAGTTTGAAATTGGTATAGATGTAGGCTTACTAAACGACAGATTAGGTTTCGAGCTAACATACTACAACCAAGATGTTGAAGACCTTTTACTTGAAAGAGAATTAGCTTCTTCTTCTGGATATACTACCAGATACGAAAACGTAGGTGCTTTAACGAACAAAGGTATTGAGCTTTTAGTAAGAGCATCAGTAATTAAAACAAAAGATTTTAATTGGGATTTAACGGCAACTTATTCTTCAAATGATAATACAGTTAATAAAGTAGTAGGAGAATCAATCACTTTACCGAATAGTTTCTCAGCAAGTTATGTAATTCCAGGACAATCAATAGGTGTTTTTAAAGGAGGTTTTTATGAGCGTGATGAAGATGGAAATATAGTATATGGTACTGATGGACTACCTTCTGCAGGTACAGCGGAAGATGGCACCTCTTCAAAGATTCTAGGTGATCCAAATCCTGATTGGTTCGGTTCATTAATCAATGAGTTTAGCTACAAGAAACTTGGATTAAGAGTGCAATTTGATGCAGTTCAAGGATACGATGTATTCGATTGGAATAAAAGGGTAATTAACCGTTTTGGTGGTGGTACTTCTTCAGAAGCTGAATTGAACGGCGACTTACCAAAAGGATTTAGTAGAGCTACTTACAGTATTTATGAGGAGTTTATTACTGATGGTTCTTTTGTGAAATTGAGAGAAATTGCTTTGAGTTACTACATCAATCCAAAGTCAGACATTATCGAAACTGTAAAGTTCACATTAGTGGGTCGTAACTTATTATCGTTTGACAACTACACTTCGTGGGATCCAGAAATTAACACTACTGGGCAGAGCAATGGTGTAAGAGGTTTTGATTTTGCTGGTGTGCCTATTCCAAGAACATATCAATTTGGTGTAAATGTCACTTTCTAA